A stretch of Geomonas oryzisoli DNA encodes these proteins:
- a CDS encoding asparagine synthase-related protein: MERTGPSSARGGMMALTREPSGSLASTYKEAKVRDYWGRRPESMRRPRLLERLYPYIFNNPARGRSFLQEFFAVMPEQRQDPFFSHAVRWGGGIRNLAFLSPEYRSCLSGYDPREELARWLPESFNGRDLFARAQVLEIELFLAGFLLSSQGDRVAMAHSVEMRHPFLDYRVIDFAFRLPAKWKMRALQEKYLLRRACRDLLPQRIARRGKHPYRAPVSALFTAAAPADYVEDLLSVESLRASGYFDAGKVVRLYQRVLKAPPGTVGEFANMALMGVISTEILHRQFLASASYKAGVMLSPDLVRYGGERKIEGREWQYSTDRP; this comes from the coding sequence ATGGAAAGGACGGGGCCGTCCAGCGCGAGAGGAGGGATGATGGCGTTGACGCGCGAGCCGTCGGGAAGCCTCGCGTCCACGTACAAAGAGGCCAAAGTCAGGGATTACTGGGGGAGGCGTCCGGAGTCCATGCGGCGGCCGCGGCTTTTGGAACGGCTCTACCCCTACATCTTCAATAACCCCGCCCGAGGCCGTTCGTTTTTGCAGGAATTCTTCGCCGTTATGCCGGAGCAGCGTCAGGACCCCTTCTTCTCCCATGCTGTGCGCTGGGGGGGAGGGATCCGCAACCTCGCCTTCCTGTCTCCGGAATACCGCAGCTGCCTGTCAGGATACGACCCGCGGGAGGAACTGGCTCGCTGGCTGCCGGAGAGTTTCAACGGCCGGGACCTCTTCGCCCGTGCGCAGGTGCTGGAGATCGAACTCTTTCTGGCCGGCTTTCTCCTCTCCTCCCAGGGAGACAGGGTCGCCATGGCGCACTCGGTGGAGATGCGCCACCCCTTCCTGGACTACCGGGTCATCGACTTCGCCTTTCGGTTGCCGGCAAAGTGGAAGATGAGGGCGCTGCAGGAGAAGTATTTACTGCGCAGGGCCTGCCGTGATCTCCTCCCGCAGCGGATCGCCCGCAGGGGAAAACACCCCTATCGGGCGCCGGTGAGCGCGCTTTTTACAGCGGCCGCACCGGCCGATTATGTGGAGGACCTGTTGTCCGTGGAAAGCCTGAGGGCGAGCGGGTACTTCGATGCGGGCAAGGTGGTGCGTCTGTACCAAAGGGTGCTTAAGGCCCCTCCGGGAACGGTCGGGGAGTTCGCCAACATGGCCCTGATGGGGGTTATCTCCACCGAGATCCTGCACCGGCAGTTCCTGGCGTCCGCCTCCTACAAGGCGGGGGTGATGCTGAGCCCGGACCTGGTGCGCTATGGTGGCGAGAGGAAGATAGAGGGGCGCGAGTGGCAGTACAGCACCGACCGCCCCTGA
- a CDS encoding type II secretion system F family protein — protein sequence MLVPIVALVFLTTLCASCAVCLFVLQRNASARTELRRRLQQMARGTTGDAQPELREALGRKARQAGELMTRLPQTRNLAKRLEQAGIDIPPALLVTAVVSAAFLLAVVTALETGLLPAVLLAAALPPLSAEVLIRVKTSRRIARFTELFPDALSMIARSLRAGQSLTTAIQLVGEEVPEPAGTLFRIAYEQQQLGLRLVDALATMNQRIESMDLRFFTTVVAINADIGGNLSELLDKLALTIKERLKIRRQVRVYTAQGRLSGYVLGALPLVAFGCFTMLSPEYEKELLKEPLGLYILAFAALLQLVGLAIIRKIIRIQI from the coding sequence ATGCTTGTTCCTATCGTGGCACTTGTCTTTCTCACCACCCTCTGCGCCAGCTGCGCCGTCTGCCTCTTCGTCTTGCAGCGCAACGCCTCCGCCAGGACCGAGCTGAGAAGGAGACTGCAGCAGATGGCGCGCGGGACGACTGGGGACGCACAGCCGGAGCTGCGCGAGGCGCTGGGCAGGAAGGCGCGCCAGGCGGGGGAGCTCATGACCCGCCTGCCGCAAACGCGCAATTTGGCGAAGAGACTGGAGCAGGCCGGCATCGATATCCCCCCGGCGCTGCTGGTGACCGCAGTCGTGTCGGCGGCGTTTCTGCTTGCCGTGGTAACGGCGCTGGAGACCGGCTTGCTCCCTGCAGTGCTGTTGGCCGCCGCCCTGCCACCGCTGTCGGCCGAGGTCCTGATCAGGGTGAAGACCTCGCGCAGGATCGCCAGGTTCACCGAGCTGTTCCCGGACGCGCTGAGCATGATCGCCCGCTCCCTCAGGGCCGGCCAATCGCTGACCACCGCCATCCAACTGGTGGGGGAGGAGGTACCGGAGCCGGCGGGGACGCTGTTCAGGATCGCCTACGAGCAGCAGCAGCTCGGCCTGAGGCTGGTCGACGCCCTCGCCACAATGAACCAGAGGATCGAGAGCATGGATCTCAGGTTCTTCACCACCGTGGTGGCGATCAACGCCGACATCGGCGGGAACCTTTCGGAGCTTCTGGACAAACTCGCGCTGACCATCAAGGAAAGACTCAAGATTCGCAGACAGGTCAGGGTCTATACGGCCCAGGGGAGGCTGTCGGGCTATGTGCTCGGGGCGCTGCCGCTGGTGGCCTTTGGCTGCTTCACCATGCTCAGCCCGGAGTATGAGAAGGAACTTCTCAAGGAACCGCTGGGTCTGTACATCCTCGCCTTCGCCGCGCTGCTGCAACTGGTCGGCCTCGCCATCATCAGGAAGATCATCAGGATCCAGATCTGA
- a CDS encoding class I adenylate-forming enzyme family protein gives MELQGVHTLLETSAAARPDKVAVVHDGERVSYRLLNSSANRLAGFLVQRGVRSGDRVVILMGNGVKYVASYYGVLKAGAVAVPLNVETGQETLRRLLDELQPTGIILEQGVGYLLQQLPLAPPSVSFVLAADASFPVSEPRLVWGWDEAVRGEELPEGSRAVPAEALSSIVYTSGSTGQPKGVMLSHGNIVSNTRSIVQYLHLTENDIQMVVLPFFYVMGKSLLNTHIAVGGTVVINNNFAYTASVIRQMAEEGVTGFSGVPSTYAYLLHRSPLASFRDRLPSLRYCTQAGGHMAREIKERLLQVLPPHTRLFIMYGATEAAARLTYVEPERLPEKLGSIGRAIPGVTVRVLDPQGGELDEGECGELVASGPNIMLGYWNDPEATARVLDCNGYHTGDLGYRDADGYLYVTGRKDHLLKVGGHRIDPQEVEEVLMSCGFLLEVVVLGLDDPLLGKKLVALAVPLGGTPSDRGLLSFCHARLPRHKVPGEIRLVAALPKYPSGKIDRASCLSLCA, from the coding sequence ATGGAACTGCAGGGTGTTCATACTTTATTGGAAACAAGTGCCGCCGCACGACCGGACAAGGTCGCCGTCGTCCATGACGGCGAGCGGGTGAGCTACCGGCTGCTCAACAGCTCGGCGAACCGTCTGGCCGGGTTTTTGGTGCAGCGGGGAGTACGGTCGGGAGACCGGGTCGTGATCCTTATGGGAAACGGCGTGAAGTACGTCGCCAGTTACTATGGCGTGCTGAAGGCGGGAGCGGTTGCGGTGCCGCTGAACGTGGAGACCGGGCAGGAGACGCTGCGCCGCCTGCTCGATGAACTGCAGCCGACGGGAATCATTCTGGAGCAGGGGGTGGGGTATCTGTTGCAACAACTCCCCCTGGCACCCCCTTCGGTCAGCTTCGTGCTCGCCGCCGACGCCTCGTTTCCCGTGTCTGAACCGCGCCTGGTATGGGGGTGGGACGAGGCGGTCAGGGGGGAGGAGCTCCCCGAAGGGAGCCGCGCCGTCCCTGCCGAGGCTCTGTCCAGCATCGTCTACACCTCGGGTTCCACCGGCCAGCCCAAAGGGGTGATGCTTTCCCACGGCAACATCGTGAGTAACACCCGCTCCATCGTTCAATACCTGCACCTCACCGAGAACGACATCCAGATGGTGGTGCTCCCGTTCTTCTACGTCATGGGGAAGTCGCTGCTCAACACCCACATCGCGGTGGGAGGGACGGTGGTGATCAACAACAACTTCGCTTACACCGCCTCGGTGATCAGGCAGATGGCGGAAGAGGGGGTGACCGGCTTTTCCGGCGTTCCCTCCACCTACGCGTACCTGCTGCACCGCTCACCGCTGGCGTCCTTCCGGGACCGGCTCCCAAGCCTGCGCTACTGCACGCAAGCCGGCGGGCATATGGCGCGCGAGATTAAGGAGAGGCTGCTGCAGGTGCTTCCCCCGCACACGAGACTTTTCATCATGTACGGCGCTACCGAGGCCGCGGCGCGGCTGACATACGTGGAGCCGGAAAGGCTTCCGGAAAAACTTGGTTCCATCGGAAGGGCGATCCCGGGCGTGACGGTACGGGTGCTCGACCCGCAGGGGGGGGAGCTTGACGAGGGGGAATGCGGCGAACTGGTAGCCTCAGGACCCAACATCATGCTCGGCTACTGGAACGACCCCGAGGCGACCGCCCGGGTGCTGGACTGTAACGGCTACCACACCGGCGACCTCGGTTACCGCGACGCCGACGGCTATCTCTACGTGACCGGAAGGAAGGATCACCTGCTCAAGGTGGGGGGACACCGGATCGACCCGCAGGAGGTGGAGGAGGTGCTCATGTCCTGCGGCTTCCTGCTGGAGGTGGTCGTACTCGGCCTGGACGACCCGCTGTTGGGGAAGAAACTGGTGGCACTGGCGGTCCCGCTGGGTGGCACCCCCAGCGACCGGGGCCTACTCTCCTTTTGCCATGCCCGCCTTCCCAGGCACAAAGTCCCCGGAGAGATCAGGCTGGTCGCGGCGCTGCCGAAGTATCCAAGCGGCAAGATCGACCGCGCCTCCTGCCTGAGCCTGTGTGCCTGA
- a CDS encoding type II secretion system F family protein: MLYLIAFTVFCSVLLLSVALSRFLLAKRSPVAQRLAALFPTGKPLHLMPEVESGTWAYKLRRIGERVKLPKQDHSRYSKSLVAAGFHRDSVHVFLGSKILLAVTLPLPYLLLIAVPRHAYFDSAGIAVLLACAIIGYLIPSYWLSVKVKTRQLTIFHTLPDVLDLVTLCVEAGLSMDAALLRASESPQFEHNPLAQEIRQVTMEIRAGKPRIEALKDMAQRTMVDDMRAFTAMLSQTERFGTSLSQALRSFSDELRTKRRQAAEEAAAKTTVKLIFPLVFAIFPALLVVILGPAVVQIARVFK; encoded by the coding sequence ATGCTCTACCTGATCGCGTTCACGGTATTCTGCTCGGTGCTGCTGCTGTCGGTGGCCCTGTCCCGGTTTCTGCTGGCGAAAAGGAGCCCGGTGGCGCAGCGCCTGGCCGCCCTCTTTCCGACGGGAAAGCCGCTGCACCTCATGCCGGAGGTGGAGTCCGGCACCTGGGCCTACAAGCTGCGGCGCATCGGCGAACGGGTGAAGCTCCCGAAGCAGGATCATTCCCGCTACAGCAAGTCCCTGGTGGCCGCCGGATTCCACCGCGACAGCGTGCATGTCTTTCTCGGCAGCAAGATCCTCCTTGCCGTGACGCTGCCGCTCCCCTACCTGCTCCTCATAGCGGTCCCCAGGCATGCCTACTTCGACAGCGCCGGCATCGCGGTGTTGCTGGCCTGCGCCATCATCGGCTACCTCATACCGAGTTACTGGCTCTCCGTAAAGGTCAAGACCCGTCAACTGACGATCTTCCACACCCTGCCCGACGTGCTGGACCTGGTGACGCTCTGCGTGGAGGCGGGGCTCAGCATGGACGCTGCGCTGCTGCGCGCCTCGGAGTCCCCGCAGTTCGAGCATAACCCGCTGGCCCAGGAGATCCGCCAGGTCACCATGGAGATCAGGGCCGGCAAGCCGCGCATCGAGGCGCTAAAGGACATGGCGCAACGAACCATGGTAGACGATATGAGGGCCTTCACCGCCATGCTCTCCCAGACCGAGCGGTTCGGCACCAGCCTGAGCCAGGCCCTGCGTTCCTTCTCCGACGAGTTGAGAACCAAAAGGAGGCAGGCCGCCGAGGAGGCCGCCGCCAAGACCACGGTGAAGCTCATCTTCCCGCTCGTCTTCGCCATCTTCCCGGCACTGCTGGTGGTGATCCTGGGCCCGGCGGTGGTCCAGATCGCCAGGGTATTCAAGTAG